Proteins found in one Polyangia bacterium genomic segment:
- a CDS encoding amylo-alpha-1,6-glucosidase — MDEDVIEIAGQFYIRATSGRSDERTRVLKHDDTFGVFDRFGDVRPIASSEQGLFHRGTRHLSRLELRLGRDRSRALLLSSTVSDANEALTADLTNPDITGPDQQILLRRGILHILRMRFLWKGVCYERLRVANHGLSGVPVSLELLFDADFVDIFEVRGQARPRRGQMLPPAVDGDRCVLAYEGLDHVVRRTALRFSPLPDRLEPGRAQFDLTVEPQRAATIEMVIGCEEEGGPRFALFPPDDALAQSTQALRAQRGHQVQVEGRNEQLASWIRRSVADLHMMTSTTPHGPYPYAGVPWFSTAFGRDGIITAFQTLWWDASLARGVLAFLAANQAKDDNPQQEAEPGKILHETRTGEMAALGEVPFGCYYGSVDSTPLFVMLAGAYLERTGDVAFARTLWPHVERALGWMDRYGDRDGDGFIEYAQRGEKGLVQQGWKDSHDSVFHADGTLAEPPIALCEVQGYAYGARLAAAELAAALGKHAEADKLRARAARLRDAFAAAFWCDDLQTFALALDGHKRPCRVRSSNAGQCLWSGIATDEHARAVAATLLHPSGSSGWGIRTLAATEARYNPISYHNGSIWPHDNALIAAGFSRYGLMAEALHPFSALLAASAFLDLQRLPELYCGFERRAGEGPTLYPVACLPQAWAAGSLFMFLQALLGMRVRAAAREVRFENPVLPEGIDELRLRNLMVGDGSIDLLLERHPHDVGLTVLQRQGKVSAVVAL; from the coding sequence ATGGACGAAGACGTCATTGAAATCGCCGGGCAGTTTTACATCCGCGCCACCAGTGGCCGCTCTGATGAACGGACGCGCGTGCTCAAGCACGACGACACCTTCGGCGTCTTCGATCGCTTCGGCGACGTGCGGCCGATCGCCTCCAGCGAGCAGGGGCTGTTTCATCGCGGCACACGCCATCTGTCCCGGCTGGAGCTTCGGCTGGGGCGAGACCGTTCGCGCGCGCTGCTGCTGAGCTCGACGGTCAGCGACGCCAACGAAGCGCTGACGGCGGATCTGACCAACCCGGACATCACGGGACCGGACCAGCAGATCCTGCTGCGGCGCGGGATACTGCACATCCTGCGCATGCGCTTTCTCTGGAAGGGCGTCTGTTACGAACGCCTGCGCGTCGCCAACCATGGCTTGAGCGGCGTGCCGGTGAGCCTGGAGCTGCTGTTCGATGCTGACTTTGTCGACATCTTCGAGGTGCGCGGCCAGGCTCGTCCCCGACGCGGGCAGATGTTGCCCCCCGCGGTCGACGGCGATCGCTGCGTGCTGGCGTACGAAGGGCTGGATCACGTGGTGCGCCGGACGGCGCTGCGTTTTTCCCCCCTGCCCGACCGGCTGGAGCCCGGGCGCGCGCAGTTCGACCTGACCGTCGAACCGCAGCGCGCCGCCACCATAGAGATGGTGATCGGGTGCGAGGAGGAAGGCGGCCCGCGCTTCGCCCTTTTTCCCCCCGACGATGCCCTGGCGCAAAGCACGCAAGCGTTGCGGGCCCAACGCGGCCATCAGGTCCAGGTGGAGGGTCGCAACGAACAGCTGGCCAGCTGGATTCGTCGTTCGGTGGCCGACCTGCACATGATGACCAGCACCACGCCGCACGGTCCTTATCCGTACGCCGGCGTTCCCTGGTTCAGCACCGCCTTCGGCCGCGACGGGATCATCACCGCCTTTCAGACGCTGTGGTGGGACGCCAGCCTGGCGCGCGGGGTGCTGGCGTTTCTGGCGGCGAATCAAGCCAAAGACGACAACCCGCAGCAGGAAGCCGAACCGGGCAAGATCCTGCACGAGACGCGCACCGGCGAGATGGCGGCGCTAGGCGAGGTGCCGTTCGGTTGCTACTACGGCAGCGTCGATTCGACGCCGCTTTTCGTGATGTTGGCCGGCGCTTACCTGGAACGGACCGGCGACGTCGCCTTCGCCCGCACGCTGTGGCCGCACGTCGAGCGGGCGCTGGGGTGGATGGATCGCTATGGCGATCGCGACGGCGACGGTTTCATCGAATACGCCCAGCGCGGCGAGAAGGGGTTGGTGCAACAAGGGTGGAAGGACTCGCACGATTCGGTCTTTCACGCCGACGGCACGCTGGCCGAGCCGCCCATCGCCCTGTGCGAGGTGCAGGGCTATGCCTACGGCGCCCGGCTGGCTGCCGCCGAACTGGCGGCGGCGCTGGGCAAGCACGCCGAGGCCGACAAGCTGCGGGCGCGCGCCGCGCGGCTGCGCGATGCCTTCGCGGCGGCGTTCTGGTGCGACGACCTGCAAACCTTCGCGCTGGCGCTGGACGGACACAAACGTCCCTGTCGCGTGCGCTCGTCGAACGCCGGGCAGTGCCTGTGGTCCGGCATCGCCACCGACGAACACGCGCGCGCCGTGGCGGCCACCCTGCTGCACCCGTCGGGCTCGTCGGGATGGGGCATTCGCACCCTGGCGGCGACGGAGGCGCGCTATAACCCGATCTCGTATCACAACGGATCGATCTGGCCGCACGACAACGCCCTCATCGCGGCTGGCTTCAGCCGCTATGGCTTGATGGCCGAGGCGCTGCACCCGTTCTCGGCGCTACTGGCGGCCAGCGCGTTCCTGGATCTGCAGCGCTTGCCCGAACTTTATTGCGGCTTTGAACGCCGGGCGGGCGAAGGCCCGACGCTGTATCCGGTGGCGTGCTTGCCGCAAGCCTGGGCGGCCGGTTCGCTGTTCATGTTCCTGCAGGCGCTGCTGGGCATGCGCGTCCGGGCGGCCGCGCGGGAGGTGCGTTTCGAAAATCCGGTGCTACCGGAAGGCATCGACGAGCTGCGCCTGCGCAACTTGATGGTCGGCGACGGCAGCATCGATCTGCTTTTGGAGCGGCACCCCCACGACGTCGGCCTGACGGTGCTGCAGCGGCAAGGTAAGGTCTCGGCCGTCGTCGCCCTGTGA
- a CDS encoding glucoamylase family protein encodes MWLAVLAVSNVTWIGTVGASPVAYEITPKQREFLERLQRDTFAFFWDESAGGNGLMPDRSPNPDLSSVAAVGFALTCYPIGVEKGWVTRRQAAERTLSTLRFLWRGRQGPEAQGIMGYKGFFYHFLDARTGHRAVESELSTIDTALLMAGVLASQAFFDRPEESERAIRTVADQLYRRVDWAWAKSPKHPPLVSMGWTPEQGFVPFDWQGYNEAMILYLLALGSPTHAIDPSAWEAWTSTYRWDASDGFPRVAFDPLFGHQYTHVWVDFRGIQDPYMRSRGIDYFVNSTRATYANRAYCIANPAKWVGYDEFVWGLTASDGPLKIVVGGQPAHDPSRFHAYWARGAGPDGRDDGTIAVTAAGGSVPFAPELAIPTLLQLYTRFGDRLYGKYGFKDAFNLSYGEAPSDKAGWFDDQYVAIDQGPIVLMIENFLSGRIWSLTKSNAYFRAGLIRAGFTGGWLDGPAPAPIPLPTAIPLPMPKPSENSADSPPGALVTATVR; translated from the coding sequence GTGTGGCTCGCTGTCCTCGCCGTCTCGAACGTCACCTGGATCGGGACGGTGGGCGCCAGCCCCGTCGCCTACGAAATCACGCCAAAGCAACGGGAATTCCTGGAGCGTCTGCAGCGTGACACGTTCGCTTTCTTCTGGGACGAATCGGCCGGCGGGAATGGGCTCATGCCTGATCGATCGCCCAATCCTGACCTCTCGAGCGTCGCGGCGGTCGGCTTTGCCCTGACTTGCTATCCCATCGGCGTGGAGAAGGGTTGGGTTACCCGCCGCCAGGCGGCGGAGCGAACGCTGTCGACCTTGCGGTTTCTGTGGCGTGGACGGCAGGGCCCTGAAGCCCAGGGGATCATGGGCTACAAAGGTTTTTTCTACCATTTCCTCGACGCTCGAACGGGACATCGCGCGGTCGAGTCCGAGCTGTCGACGATCGATACAGCCCTGCTGATGGCCGGGGTGCTGGCGTCTCAGGCCTTCTTCGACCGGCCCGAGGAGTCCGAGCGCGCCATTCGCACGGTCGCCGATCAGTTGTATCGCCGGGTCGACTGGGCGTGGGCGAAGTCGCCCAAGCATCCCCCGCTGGTGAGCATGGGCTGGACTCCGGAACAGGGGTTCGTGCCGTTCGACTGGCAGGGCTACAACGAAGCCATGATCCTTTACTTGCTGGCCCTCGGTTCACCAACCCACGCCATCGACCCGAGCGCGTGGGAAGCCTGGACCTCGACCTACCGCTGGGACGCCTCCGACGGTTTTCCGCGTGTGGCCTTCGATCCGCTCTTCGGGCATCAGTACACCCACGTCTGGGTCGATTTCCGCGGCATCCAGGATCCGTACATGCGGTCGAGAGGGATCGATTATTTCGTGAACTCGACGCGGGCGACCTACGCCAACCGGGCCTACTGCATCGCCAATCCAGCCAAGTGGGTTGGTTACGACGAATTCGTGTGGGGACTGACCGCATCGGACGGGCCATTGAAGATCGTGGTCGGCGGCCAACCGGCCCACGACCCGAGTCGGTTCCACGCGTACTGGGCGCGAGGCGCGGGGCCCGACGGGCGCGATGACGGGACCATCGCCGTCACGGCCGCCGGGGGATCTGTGCCCTTCGCGCCGGAGCTGGCCATTCCAACTCTGTTGCAGCTTTATACGCGCTTCGGCGATCGCCTGTACGGAAAGTACGGCTTCAAGGACGCGTTCAATCTTTCCTACGGCGAGGCCCCTTCCGACAAGGCCGGGTGGTTCGATGATCAGTACGTGGCGATCGACCAAGGGCCCATTGTCCTGATGATCGAAAACTTTCTCAGCGGTCGCATCTGGAGTCTCACCAAGAGCAACGCCTACTTCCGGGCGGGCCTGATCCGGGCGGGCTTCACCGGCGGCTGGCTCGACGGACCGGCACCCGCTCCGATACCGCTCCCGACAGCGATACCCCTACCGATGCCGAAGCCATCCGAGAACTCCGCTGACAGCCCACCCGGCGCGTTGGTCACGGCTACGGTTCGATAG
- a CDS encoding glycoside hydrolase family 3 N-terminal domain-containing protein yields MLFAAAEAIPPRSSPNRDARIEDLLKQMTLEEKSGQLNQYSAGQPTGPGTDRKDYETMIAAGQVGSLLNVTRAELANHYQRIAVEHSRLHVPLLFGLDVIHGFRTIFPVNLGLASTWDPALVEATARVAAEEAAAQGVRWTFSPMVDIARDARWGRIAESAGEDPYLGSVLARAYVRGYQGRNLSDPTSILACAKHFVGYGAAEGGRDYNTTEISERSLRQVYLGPFRASAEAGVATFMSAFNALNGVPASANAFTLREILRGEWRYAGLVVSDWGAIEETIAHGIAANGTTAARKSLLAGVDMDMESGLYVSALPALVRSGGVPREALDESVRRVLRLKIDLGLFENPYAPADGSPMARPRAESRRLARQAAAESFVLLKNTGPRGQVPILPLVPRPGRTIALIGPLADSARDMLGCWSAQGIPDDVITLRAALAERTAAEGMRLLYAEGSKILGNDQSGFHDAIRLARKADVVILALGEQGDRTGEGASRAHLDLDGQQEKLLEAVHATGKPVIVVLFSGRPLTIGWAAEHAAAIVAAWFPGVEAGPALVRMLFGEVNPAGRLTATWPRAVGQEPLYYNALNTGRPAPPAADASGDTSTGAPAVGAFRFTSRYIDERNAPLFPFGYGLSYTTFSYSPTSAGTRRISAAALNSRAASVKVSASVTNAGKREGTEVVQCYIRLRGTSVARPVSELKGFQRIRLAAGETRQVEFILAKEELSFWNIQMKQVVEPAALEVRIGPDSTRGEPASLTIEP; encoded by the coding sequence TTGCTGTTCGCCGCCGCCGAGGCGATCCCTCCCCGGTCCTCGCCCAACCGCGACGCCCGTATCGAAGATCTGCTGAAGCAGATGACGCTCGAAGAGAAGAGCGGACAGCTCAATCAGTACTCTGCTGGCCAACCCACGGGCCCCGGTACCGATCGCAAGGACTATGAAACCATGATCGCGGCGGGCCAGGTGGGAAGTCTCCTGAACGTCACGCGCGCCGAGCTGGCCAATCACTACCAGCGGATCGCGGTCGAGCACTCCCGGTTGCACGTTCCCTTGCTGTTTGGCCTCGATGTCATCCACGGGTTTCGAACGATCTTTCCTGTCAACCTCGGCCTGGCCTCCACCTGGGACCCGGCGCTCGTCGAGGCGACTGCCCGGGTGGCGGCCGAAGAAGCCGCGGCCCAAGGGGTCCGATGGACCTTTTCCCCGATGGTGGATATCGCTCGCGATGCTCGGTGGGGCCGCATCGCCGAAAGCGCCGGCGAGGATCCGTACCTCGGCTCGGTGCTGGCGAGAGCGTACGTTCGCGGCTATCAGGGGCGGAATCTAAGCGATCCGACCTCGATTCTCGCCTGCGCGAAACACTTCGTCGGGTATGGCGCGGCAGAGGGCGGGCGCGACTACAACACCACCGAGATCTCCGAGCGCTCGCTGCGCCAGGTTTATCTCGGCCCATTCCGCGCCAGCGCCGAAGCGGGCGTCGCCACGTTCATGTCCGCCTTCAATGCTCTCAACGGCGTGCCCGCCAGCGCGAACGCGTTCACCCTGCGCGAGATCTTGCGGGGCGAGTGGCGCTACGCTGGTCTGGTGGTCAGCGATTGGGGCGCCATCGAAGAGACGATCGCGCACGGGATCGCCGCCAATGGAACGACAGCGGCGCGCAAGTCACTGCTGGCCGGGGTCGACATGGACATGGAGAGCGGCCTTTATGTTTCCGCATTGCCGGCTCTGGTCCGCTCCGGCGGCGTTCCCCGGGAGGCGCTTGACGAATCGGTGCGGCGCGTGCTGCGGCTGAAGATTGACCTCGGGCTGTTCGAGAATCCCTATGCCCCGGCAGATGGTTCGCCGATGGCGCGACCCCGCGCGGAATCCCGTCGGCTGGCGCGGCAAGCAGCCGCAGAGTCGTTCGTCCTGCTCAAGAACACCGGCCCACGCGGCCAGGTGCCGATATTGCCTTTGGTGCCCCGGCCCGGGCGCACCATCGCCCTCATCGGCCCGCTCGCGGACAGCGCGCGGGACATGCTGGGCTGCTGGAGCGCGCAGGGAATTCCCGATGACGTGATCACGCTGAGAGCCGCGCTGGCGGAGCGGACCGCAGCGGAGGGGATGCGCCTTCTTTACGCCGAGGGTTCAAAGATCCTGGGCAACGATCAATCGGGCTTCCACGACGCCATCCGCCTGGCCCGCAAGGCCGACGTGGTGATTCTCGCCCTCGGCGAACAGGGCGATCGAACCGGCGAAGGCGCCTCGCGCGCCCACCTCGATCTCGATGGCCAGCAAGAGAAGCTGCTCGAGGCCGTCCATGCCACCGGCAAGCCGGTCATCGTCGTGCTGTTCAGCGGCCGGCCGCTCACGATCGGGTGGGCGGCCGAGCATGCGGCGGCGATCGTCGCCGCCTGGTTCCCTGGGGTGGAGGCGGGCCCGGCGCTGGTGCGAATGCTCTTCGGTGAGGTGAATCCCGCCGGACGCCTCACCGCGACCTGGCCCCGCGCCGTCGGGCAAGAGCCGCTTTATTACAACGCCCTCAACACCGGACGCCCGGCGCCACCGGCGGCCGATGCCAGCGGAGACACGTCCACTGGCGCGCCGGCCGTCGGCGCCTTCCGGTTCACCAGTCGTTACATCGACGAGCGGAACGCGCCGCTCTTTCCTTTCGGCTATGGTCTTTCGTACACCACCTTCTCCTATTCGCCGACGTCGGCCGGCACCCGGAGGATCAGCGCCGCCGCCCTCAACAGCCGGGCCGCCTCGGTCAAGGTCAGCGCCAGCGTGACGAACGCGGGCAAACGGGAAGGGACCGAGGTGGTCCAGTGCTACATACGCCTGAGGGGCACCAGCGTGGCGAGGCCGGTGAGCGAGCTCAAAGGTTTCCAACGAATCCGGCTGGCGGCGGGTGAGACCCGTCAGGTCGAGTTCATCCTGGCCAAGGAAGAACTCTCGTTCTGGAATATTCAGATGAAGCAGGTCGTGGAACCTGCCGCCCTGGAGGTCAGGATCGGGCCGGATTCCACGCGCGGGGAGCCAGCGTCGCTGACTATCGAACCGTAG
- a CDS encoding glucan biosynthesis protein G encodes MILLAGLTLNPPARADATYIQDGAFDRDTVTELARRLSRSPFAAPKTPLPKALAGLDYEHYRDIRVRPSSTLWADQGTAFRLQVLPRGFVFSDPVEVALVAKGRCERIAYKPDFFITGDVMKTPLPTEDIGFSGFRVLFPINRRAVFDEVAVFQGASYFRSLGENQVYGLSARGLANKTAEPEGEEFPAFRAFWIEEPPTRATQTLVVHALLDSPSVAGAYRFEIHPGHGATRATSMDIEAVLFPRVELGKVGLAPATSMFMFSPNGRISIDDFRPEVHDSDGLLIFNGRGEHIWRPLQNPAQVEVSAFLDVNPAGFGLLQRDRNPADYQDFEAVYERRPSLWLEPVGDWGEGAVVLTEIPSDAEIHDNIVAFWRPKAALPAGAEYRYAYRASWGDGPPAALEQARVAATRRGRADVRGPTPERRFVIDYLPAAKMARAPRTPLPQAKVSASAGAIKDIVVADNPIVGGYRLSFVFDPRPAKTAELRAELVFGDRLTAETWVYRWTTP; translated from the coding sequence ATGATTTTGCTGGCCGGCCTAACGCTCAATCCACCGGCGCGCGCCGACGCGACATACATTCAGGACGGTGCCTTCGACCGCGACACCGTGACCGAGCTGGCCCGGCGCCTCTCCCGCTCTCCTTTCGCGGCGCCCAAGACGCCGTTGCCGAAAGCGCTGGCCGGTCTCGACTACGAGCACTATCGCGACATCAGGGTTCGTCCCTCGAGCACGCTCTGGGCAGACCAGGGCACCGCGTTCAGATTGCAGGTGCTTCCGCGCGGCTTCGTCTTCAGTGATCCCGTCGAAGTGGCGCTGGTCGCCAAGGGCCGCTGCGAGCGCATCGCCTACAAGCCGGACTTCTTCATCACCGGTGACGTGATGAAGACGCCCCTGCCGACCGAGGACATCGGGTTCTCCGGATTCCGCGTGCTCTTCCCCATCAACCGTCGCGCCGTGTTCGACGAGGTCGCCGTCTTTCAAGGGGCCAGCTACTTTCGGTCGCTCGGTGAAAACCAGGTCTACGGCCTGTCGGCGCGCGGCCTGGCAAACAAGACCGCGGAGCCCGAGGGCGAGGAGTTCCCGGCTTTTCGAGCGTTCTGGATCGAAGAGCCGCCGACGCGCGCGACCCAGACCCTGGTCGTGCACGCCTTGCTGGACAGCCCCAGCGTCGCCGGCGCGTACCGGTTCGAGATTCATCCCGGTCATGGCGCGACCCGCGCCACCAGCATGGATATCGAGGCGGTGCTGTTTCCGCGGGTGGAGCTCGGCAAGGTGGGCCTCGCTCCGGCGACCAGCATGTTCATGTTCTCGCCCAACGGACGTATCTCCATCGATGACTTTCGCCCGGAGGTTCACGACTCGGATGGCTTGCTGATCTTCAACGGGCGCGGCGAACACATCTGGAGGCCCCTGCAGAATCCCGCGCAGGTCGAGGTCAGCGCTTTCCTCGACGTGAACCCGGCTGGCTTCGGGCTGCTGCAGCGTGACCGCAATCCCGCCGACTACCAGGATTTCGAGGCCGTATACGAAAGGCGTCCCAGCCTTTGGCTCGAGCCCGTCGGTGATTGGGGCGAAGGCGCGGTCGTGCTCACCGAAATTCCCAGCGACGCCGAAATCCACGACAACATCGTGGCGTTCTGGCGCCCCAAGGCCGCTCTGCCCGCCGGAGCGGAATATCGATATGCGTACCGCGCCTCCTGGGGGGACGGACCGCCGGCGGCGCTCGAGCAGGCGCGCGTGGCGGCCACGCGTCGGGGCCGCGCAGACGTCCGCGGGCCGACGCCCGAGCGGCGGTTCGTCATCGACTATCTGCCCGCGGCGAAGATGGCCCGCGCGCCTCGCACGCCGCTGCCGCAGGCGAAGGTCTCGGCCTCGGCGGGGGCGATCAAGGACATCGTGGTCGCCGACAACCCGATCGTTGGTGGGTATCGGTTGAGCTTCGTGTTTGATCCGCGCCCGGCCAAGACCGCCGAGCTGCGCGCAGAGCTTGTCTTTGGCGATCGGCTGACCGCCGAGACCTGGGTTTACCGATGGACAACTCCATGA
- the mdoH gene encoding glucans biosynthesis glucosyltransferase MdoH translates to MSPPGEPSPTPAPITAGFLPPESPGTMPSQNLSIDVDKERRHVPIHPENRFAPALRRAFVFGGAALISGVAINEMRLVLNLGGLTILEIVVLVLFALNTIWISLSVPTAIAGFVRLLFRRSRVPEAGPLSSRTALLMPLYNEEPGRAAAALDAMANDLAARGAGSHFDLFILSDTTDGDIALAEEETVWALRRRLSAGPPIYYRRRPRNTAHKSGNIREFCERWGRAYDHFLVLDADSLMEGATIIALVCRMESDPDAGLIQTVPCLHEGTTLVARLQQFAARVYGPVLASGLAWWTGREGNFWGHNAVIRSRAFMESCGLPELPGRPPLGGSILSHDFVEAALLRRAGWSVRIADDLPGSYEACPATLVDLAIRDRRWCQGNLQHARVLGTKGLHWVSRFHLLSGIFSFVSSPVWLLFLLAALGLGVQNEFARPEYFSRSFSLFPLWPHIDPVRALRTFLLSLAILGAPKVLGVLAFAGSARRLRAAGGPLLPLSVALEVALSALLAPILMLIHCGLVASILMGRDVGWSPQRRGDLSVPWTEVAYRHRWHVVVGVVLALVGYSISWQMAAWLSPAVLGMVAAVPLSLFTGSSRVGRWPRRLRLLRTPEEAAPPAVVRTRNDTYPLYREAVARAPDLVALAVDDEKLRRHLALTDHRTGGGLKAIEAAEATADLKVRSAETLEDAVAHLTPRERAHVQSAPELLFLLSRLPRRGGASESERLLGAAMAGSVQIKTALVDQLEDH, encoded by the coding sequence ATGAGCCCCCCGGGCGAGCCGAGCCCGACGCCCGCACCCATCACCGCTGGGTTCCTTCCGCCAGAGTCGCCAGGAACGATGCCGTCGCAGAACCTCTCGATCGACGTCGACAAGGAGAGGCGGCATGTGCCGATCCACCCCGAGAACCGCTTCGCTCCGGCGCTGCGCCGAGCCTTCGTCTTCGGAGGCGCCGCGCTGATCTCGGGCGTCGCGATAAACGAGATGCGGTTGGTGCTGAACCTCGGTGGGCTGACCATTCTGGAGATCGTCGTGTTGGTGCTGTTCGCCCTGAACACGATCTGGATTTCCTTGTCTGTCCCGACGGCAATCGCCGGCTTCGTCCGACTCTTGTTCCGGCGGTCGCGCGTACCAGAAGCCGGTCCGCTCAGCAGTCGGACGGCGCTCCTGATGCCGCTTTACAACGAAGAGCCCGGCCGGGCGGCCGCCGCTCTTGATGCCATGGCCAATGATCTGGCGGCCCGCGGGGCAGGCAGTCACTTCGATCTGTTCATTCTCAGCGACACCACCGACGGTGACATCGCGCTGGCCGAGGAGGAGACAGTCTGGGCCCTGCGCCGCCGCCTGAGCGCCGGCCCGCCCATCTACTATCGCCGTCGCCCCCGCAACACCGCCCACAAGTCCGGCAACATCCGCGAGTTCTGCGAACGCTGGGGCCGCGCCTACGATCACTTTCTGGTCCTGGACGCCGACAGCCTGATGGAGGGGGCGACCATCATCGCGCTCGTGTGCCGCATGGAGAGCGATCCCGACGCCGGCTTGATCCAGACCGTTCCGTGCCTGCACGAAGGGACGACCCTGGTGGCGCGGCTGCAGCAATTCGCCGCCCGGGTCTATGGACCGGTGCTGGCGTCGGGTCTGGCGTGGTGGACCGGGCGGGAAGGAAACTTCTGGGGACACAATGCCGTCATTCGATCGCGGGCGTTCATGGAGTCGTGCGGGCTGCCCGAGCTGCCGGGGCGCCCTCCGCTTGGCGGCTCGATCCTGAGCCACGACTTCGTCGAGGCCGCCCTGCTCCGTCGGGCCGGCTGGAGCGTCCGGATCGCCGATGACCTGCCCGGCTCGTACGAAGCCTGCCCGGCCACTCTCGTCGACCTTGCCATCCGCGACCGTCGCTGGTGTCAAGGGAACCTGCAACACGCCCGCGTGCTGGGCACGAAAGGTTTGCACTGGGTCAGTCGTTTCCACCTGCTGTCCGGGATCTTCTCTTTTGTCTCGTCGCCGGTATGGCTGCTGTTCCTCCTCGCGGCGCTCGGTCTCGGGGTGCAAAACGAATTTGCGCGGCCCGAGTATTTCTCCCGCTCTTTCAGCTTGTTTCCCCTGTGGCCGCACATCGACCCCGTGCGCGCGCTGCGCACGTTCCTCCTCAGCCTGGCGATCCTCGGCGCGCCCAAGGTCCTGGGCGTGCTGGCCTTTGCCGGCAGCGCCCGACGCTTGCGGGCCGCCGGCGGCCCGCTGCTTCCGCTCAGCGTCGCGCTGGAGGTCGCGCTCTCCGCGTTGCTCGCTCCCATCTTGATGCTGATCCACTGCGGGCTGGTGGCCAGCATCCTGATGGGACGCGACGTCGGATGGAGCCCGCAGCGGCGCGGAGACTTGAGCGTGCCGTGGACGGAGGTCGCGTATCGGCACCGCTGGCACGTCGTCGTGGGAGTGGTCTTGGCCCTGGTTGGTTACTCGATCTCCTGGCAAATGGCCGCCTGGCTTTCGCCGGCGGTGCTGGGGATGGTGGCGGCGGTGCCGCTGTCGCTGTTCACCGGGTCCTCGCGCGTCGGCCGCTGGCCGCGGCGGCTGCGACTTCTGCGGACGCCCGAAGAGGCTGCGCCTCCCGCCGTTGTACGAACCAGGAACGACACCTATCCCCTTTACCGCGAAGCGGTGGCCCGCGCCCCCGATCTGGTCGCGCTCGCGGTGGACGACGAGAAATTGCGGCGTCACCTGGCGCTGACCGACCATCGCACGGGCGGCGGCCTCAAGGCGATCGAGGCGGCCGAGGCGACCGCGGATCTGAAGGTTCGCTCGGCCGAGACCCTCGAGGATGCAGTGGCCCACCTGACGCCGCGCGAGCGAGCACACGTCCAGTCGGCGCCCGAGCTTCTCTTCTTGCTGTCACGCCTTCCTCGGCGGGGCGGCGCCTCCGAGTCCGAGCGCCTGCTGGGCGCGGCGATGGCGGGTTCGGTTCAGATCAAAACTGCATTGGTCGATCAGCTCGAGGACCACTGA
- a CDS encoding slipin family protein, producing MLKTSSFPAFLFCVVAAAGGALAYASYALYGAVIAAVVIACAALVVALVLSNAVKVAAPWDRAVVLRLGRFRALSGPGVFGIIPIIDTIPYWIDMRVITTSFKAEKTLTKDTVPVDVDAVLFWKVIDPEKAALAVADYVSAISWASQTALRDVIGKTLLAEMLEGRDKISTELQHIIDQRTEPWGINVVSVEVRDVLIPPALQDAMSMQAQAERERQARVILGDSERQVAEKFAEAAKTYAHDPVALHLRAMNMLYEGLKQNATIVLVPSTALESMQLGGIAGITALKMGLGNNGDSQEKNLPRVPSP from the coding sequence ATGCTGAAGACAAGCTCGTTCCCCGCTTTCTTGTTTTGCGTCGTCGCAGCCGCCGGCGGCGCGCTGGCGTACGCGTCTTACGCGCTGTATGGCGCCGTCATCGCCGCGGTCGTCATCGCCTGTGCCGCACTGGTCGTGGCCTTGGTCCTGTCGAACGCCGTCAAGGTGGCCGCGCCCTGGGACCGCGCGGTCGTGTTGCGTCTGGGCCGGTTTCGCGCGCTGAGTGGCCCGGGGGTCTTCGGCATCATCCCGATCATCGACACCATCCCGTATTGGATCGATATGCGGGTGATCACGACCTCGTTCAAGGCCGAGAAGACGCTGACCAAGGACACCGTCCCGGTCGACGTCGACGCAGTTCTGTTCTGGAAGGTGATCGATCCAGAGAAGGCGGCCCTGGCGGTGGCCGACTACGTGAGCGCCATCAGCTGGGCTTCGCAGACCGCGCTTCGCGACGTCATCGGCAAGACGCTGCTGGCCGAAATGCTCGAAGGCCGCGACAAGATCTCGACGGAGCTACAACACATCATCGACCAGCGCACCGAACCATGGGGCATCAACGTCGTCTCGGTCGAAGTCAGGGACGTGTTGATCCCGCCGGCCCTTCAGGACGCGATGTCGATGCAGGCGCAGGCCGAGCGCGAGCGACAGGCCCGCGTGATCCTCGGCGACTCCGAACGGCAGGTCGCGGAGAAGTTCGCCGAAGCGGCCAAGACCTACGCTCACGACCCGGTCGCCCTGCACCTGCGCGCGATGAACATGCTCTACGAGGGCCTCAAACAGAACGCGACGATCGTGCTGGTGCCCAGCACCGCCCTCGAGTCGATGCAGCTCGGCGGCATCGCCGGGATCACCGCGCTCAAGATGGGGCTCGGAAACAACGGCGACTCCCAGGAAAAGAACCTCCCGCGCGTTCCTTCCCCCTGA